One Alicyclobacillus acidoterrestris DNA window includes the following coding sequences:
- the mltG gene encoding endolytic transglycosylase MltG produces the protein MLRRRLVIAGIIVVACILLAIIGVYIGYQRALAPVSTSSATQEVEVQRGESATDVAEDLYKRGLIRNRTAFLYFYRGHHGVSGIQAGTYALAPNMKPAQILSILTHGQVVSDAISVTIPEGYDVQEIATTLQEHGICQSAAFLKAVQTGSVKASFMAQLANRKDVRYRLEGFLFPDTYQFQPNEPPVEVIDEMLEDFQKRVLTPANVAQMKASHLTLNQLITEASLVENEAQVDKERPLIASVIQNRLKKGMKLQIDATVEYALGHHVDVVTDADLENAKGPYNTYLHAGLPPGPIGSPGLKSIEAVLKPAKTDYLYYVAKGDGSGEHYFSTTYAQQLHNEQLRTQNLKKQADNP, from the coding sequence GTGTTACGCAGAAGGCTTGTGATTGCAGGAATTATCGTGGTGGCGTGCATTCTGTTGGCCATCATCGGTGTCTACATAGGGTACCAGCGGGCGCTGGCGCCGGTCTCCACGAGTTCTGCCACACAAGAAGTGGAGGTTCAGCGCGGTGAATCGGCAACGGACGTCGCCGAAGATCTCTACAAGAGAGGACTCATTCGCAATCGCACGGCATTCTTGTACTTCTATCGCGGACATCATGGCGTGTCTGGCATTCAGGCAGGAACGTACGCGCTTGCGCCAAACATGAAACCGGCGCAAATTCTGTCCATCTTGACGCACGGGCAGGTCGTGTCGGATGCCATCAGCGTGACCATCCCTGAGGGGTACGATGTGCAGGAGATCGCAACGACCTTGCAGGAGCACGGAATTTGCCAATCTGCGGCGTTTCTCAAGGCTGTGCAAACGGGATCCGTGAAGGCCTCATTTATGGCACAACTTGCAAATCGCAAGGACGTCCGTTATCGCCTGGAGGGATTTTTGTTCCCGGATACGTATCAGTTTCAGCCGAACGAGCCGCCGGTCGAAGTGATTGACGAAATGCTTGAGGACTTCCAGAAGCGCGTGTTGACCCCGGCCAACGTGGCGCAGATGAAAGCGAGTCACCTGACGCTCAACCAGCTCATCACCGAAGCTTCTTTGGTGGAGAACGAGGCGCAGGTGGACAAGGAGCGCCCTCTGATCGCCAGCGTCATTCAGAATCGCCTCAAAAAGGGCATGAAACTGCAAATCGATGCGACGGTGGAATACGCGCTGGGGCATCACGTGGACGTGGTTACCGACGCCGATCTCGAGAATGCCAAAGGTCCATACAACACCTACTTGCACGCGGGCTTGCCGCCTGGCCCGATTGGCAGTCCGGGGCTGAAGAGCATTGAAGCGGTATTGAAACCAGCGAAGACGGATTACCTTTATTACGTGGCCAAAGGCGACGGCAGTGGTGAGCATTATTTCTCCACAACGTACGCGCAACAACTGCACAACGAGCAGTTGCGCACGCAGAATTTGAAGAAACAAGCCGACAATCCGTAA
- the ruvX gene encoding Holliday junction resolvase RuvX, with the protein MLRYTAMRILAVDYGERRVGLALSDPMGFLASALKVIQRQSDKQVAAEIGDVVREYEVERIVLGNPITMSGEVGQKAQHVEKFRALLMNVVDIPVELFDERLTTVSAQRVLLEADVSRKRRKQVVDAVAATILLQHYLDAKSH; encoded by the coding sequence ATGCTGCGCTACACGGCGATGCGGATTCTCGCGGTTGATTATGGAGAGCGCCGGGTTGGCTTGGCGCTCTCTGATCCGATGGGTTTTCTTGCGAGTGCGCTGAAAGTGATTCAGCGGCAGTCGGACAAGCAGGTGGCCGCCGAGATCGGCGACGTCGTACGCGAGTACGAGGTAGAGCGCATTGTGCTTGGCAACCCTATCACAATGTCTGGGGAAGTCGGGCAAAAGGCGCAACACGTCGAGAAGTTTCGCGCGCTGTTGATGAACGTGGTCGACATTCCTGTGGAGTTGTTTGATGAACGCCTCACGACCGTGAGCGCTCAGCGCGTGTTGCTTGAAGCGGACGTCAGTCGCAAGCGGCGCAAACAGGTCGTCGACGCCGTGGCGGCCACGATTCTTCTACAACATTATCTCGACGCCAAGTCGCACTGA
- a CDS encoding phage late control D family protein gives MNGVRVPFHTWSVDLNGYGAADSFTLDVPFRILSELAGTTELALTPDFESDLFANPDILVEIYVGYPDDPSSYNTSDLTRIMYGYMDTLDVYLSAQNTTEGYYAELQGRNQIAPFMDTDMTNKYPNLTSSAIVSTLAEQHGLSTQITPTYTTAGTYYKNDNTSLTSSQSQWDLIMFLANQEGFIANVSGNTLFFGPQSKLVASKPVVYTWGENIYSLTLSRAPHASRDIKVTVYSWQPGKKTRISGTAEQPSGYIPRVGTNINQRAAYQETYYVPGLTKQQATQRAESILQQLSMTEITGEFTSYGNPIINEYQPVQFKSVGKGIDGVTFWPTKATHTFTNQNGTTGFYGIDVTFSNLLLPSDPGGD, from the coding sequence TTGAACGGTGTGCGTGTCCCGTTTCACACTTGGTCTGTTGACTTAAATGGATATGGCGCTGCGGATTCCTTTACATTAGACGTCCCATTTCGGATTTTATCAGAATTAGCGGGAACAACAGAATTGGCGCTGACACCTGATTTCGAGTCTGATTTGTTTGCTAATCCAGATATATTGGTCGAAATATATGTCGGCTACCCAGATGACCCATCATCCTATAACACCTCAGATTTAACAAGAATTATGTACGGATATATGGATACATTAGACGTATATTTGTCCGCGCAAAATACCACAGAAGGATATTACGCGGAATTGCAGGGACGTAATCAAATTGCGCCATTTATGGATACGGATATGACAAATAAATATCCTAATTTAACCTCGTCTGCAATTGTATCAACTCTGGCCGAACAACACGGTTTGTCGACGCAAATTACTCCGACATATACAACGGCAGGAACATACTACAAAAACGATAACACATCACTCACGTCCAGTCAGTCGCAATGGGATTTAATTATGTTCCTTGCGAATCAAGAGGGGTTTATCGCGAATGTTAGCGGCAACACATTGTTTTTTGGTCCTCAATCAAAACTGGTTGCATCTAAACCCGTTGTTTACACGTGGGGAGAAAATATATATTCGTTAACATTATCTCGTGCGCCACATGCTAGTCGCGATATTAAAGTTACCGTATATAGTTGGCAACCTGGTAAAAAAACTCGTATTAGCGGCACAGCCGAGCAACCTTCTGGGTATATCCCGCGTGTAGGCACGAATATCAACCAACGTGCAGCATATCAAGAAACGTACTATGTGCCTGGACTGACGAAACAACAAGCAACTCAACGCGCGGAGTCTATTCTCCAGCAATTATCGATGACTGAAATAACTGGAGAATTTACTTCCTACGGGAATCCAATCATTAACGAATACCAACCTGTGCAATTCAAGAGTGTTGGTAAGGGCATAGATGGTGTAACATTTTGGCCTACTAAGGCAACACATACATTTACAAATCAAAACGGAACAACAGGGTTTTATGGAATAGATGTTACATTTAGCAATCTTCTCCTCCCCTCTGATCCTGGCGGTGATTAA
- a CDS encoding GPW/gp25 family protein: MNYTTPPLDPTDPSGTDLTLDSNGDLVITTQGDISTSTNNDNIKQMIRVRIGTIPDTYIFGDDLGSELGTTIDEPLNPTNIALIQQYVSDALSVDPRVQQINSINVTDPNDGTMRFFVSVNVTVAGYGDVSTTVPIGGGTY; encoded by the coding sequence GTGAACTATACCACTCCCCCACTTGACCCCACTGACCCCTCTGGAACTGACTTAACACTCGATTCCAATGGTGATTTGGTGATTACTACACAAGGTGATATATCCACCTCCACCAACAACGACAATATCAAACAAATGATACGTGTGCGAATTGGCACGATTCCCGACACGTACATATTCGGTGATGACCTTGGCAGCGAACTCGGTACAACCATTGACGAACCACTTAATCCAACCAATATCGCATTGATTCAACAGTATGTATCCGATGCTCTAAGCGTCGATCCTCGTGTGCAACAAATCAATAGCATAAATGTCACAGATCCGAACGATGGTACGATGCGTTTTTTTGTGAGTGTGAATGTGACTGTAGCTGGATACGGCGACGTTTCTACTACTGTGCCGATTGGAGGTGGAACATATTAA
- a CDS encoding IreB family regulatory phosphoprotein, which yields MTSRDFDKTMRFETRSENAEARQAFQVAYRALKEKGYNPIYQIAGYLISGDPAYITSHLDARNTIRRIERDDLIEELVRAYAALHGDADSRG from the coding sequence TTGACCAGCCGCGATTTTGACAAGACGATGCGGTTTGAAACGAGATCAGAGAATGCCGAGGCGCGCCAAGCATTTCAAGTGGCGTATCGCGCGCTCAAGGAAAAAGGCTACAATCCGATTTACCAAATCGCGGGATATTTGATTTCCGGAGATCCGGCTTATATCACGAGCCATCTGGACGCGCGCAATACGATTCGACGGATTGAGCGCGACGATTTGATTGAAGAACTCGTGCGCGCATATGCTGCGCTACACGGCGATGCGGATTCTCGCGGTTGA
- a CDS encoding penicillin-binding transpeptidase domain-containing protein — protein sequence MGKSELRVRRLICLYAIWIILSAVLLGRLFLVMVFPHGFLAGAGGMSVPRWKLDAEHFDVEMTSDARGHIEFADGRLWQAKGMAGSAKQSAGQSIDAKPYATPQAIEAPDSAHSDSARGSVVAPEIVGAIGLPDVWPKAGKAVPEQGRSGLEYTFDALLSGRRPGLIGQIVPPTGASEVPSEMEPNATFTLTPIPGKNVVTTIDEDKQRYAEQLLRAAGVAHASMVSISLPDGDISVLASANHQFSDALRAIAPGSVFKLVTGAAALESHTYRSDTHFVCRGFLRVPRVRLHCWRTHGRLSLREAIAQSCDVAFAEMGIRLGRTALAVQAQRFGLNTTGLVPYGREEMIPGADKGVVYRHSGDDEGLLANTAIGQEDVRITPLQGALLAATLAEDGRYHRARLVRGFSDAQGRFTPFYLRRADTAGLDACSPYTASVLREGMWAAVHDPSGTAYPLHTYPIAAKTGTAELPNGHVNAWLIGYQVDASGTPTSAFAICVADEPSAQAHAHLFALAKKWLAPAAAAREDRAPQV from the coding sequence GTGGGAAAGTCAGAACTGCGAGTTCGTCGGTTAATTTGTTTATATGCGATTTGGATCATCTTGAGCGCCGTCCTATTGGGACGGCTTTTTCTCGTGATGGTTTTTCCGCACGGCTTTCTCGCTGGCGCGGGCGGGATGTCTGTCCCGCGCTGGAAGCTCGACGCGGAGCACTTTGACGTCGAAATGACCAGCGACGCTCGCGGGCACATCGAGTTCGCGGACGGCCGGTTGTGGCAGGCAAAGGGGATGGCAGGTAGCGCTAAACAGTCGGCTGGACAGTCGATAGATGCGAAACCGTATGCCACGCCGCAAGCGATTGAGGCGCCTGATTCTGCGCATTCGGATTCTGCGCGCGGGTCGGTGGTGGCGCCGGAAATTGTCGGCGCTATCGGCTTGCCGGACGTCTGGCCGAAGGCTGGTAAGGCTGTGCCTGAACAAGGGCGATCCGGCCTCGAATACACATTTGACGCGTTATTGTCAGGGCGCAGACCGGGTCTCATCGGGCAAATCGTGCCACCGACGGGGGCAAGTGAGGTGCCATCCGAGATGGAACCGAATGCAACGTTCACGCTTACGCCGATTCCAGGTAAGAACGTGGTGACGACCATCGATGAGGACAAACAGCGCTATGCCGAACAGCTTCTGCGTGCCGCGGGTGTCGCGCACGCGAGCATGGTGTCCATCTCGCTGCCAGACGGCGACATATCGGTGTTGGCTTCGGCGAACCACCAGTTCAGCGACGCACTGCGCGCCATCGCGCCCGGTTCCGTGTTCAAATTGGTCACGGGTGCCGCTGCCTTGGAATCTCATACATACCGATCAGACACCCACTTTGTCTGCCGCGGCTTTCTTCGCGTCCCGCGCGTGCGGTTGCACTGCTGGCGCACGCACGGACGCCTCTCGCTGCGCGAGGCGATTGCCCAATCCTGTGACGTCGCATTCGCCGAGATGGGCATTCGGCTGGGCCGAACGGCGCTGGCCGTACAGGCACAGCGCTTTGGCCTCAACACGACTGGCCTCGTGCCATATGGCCGCGAGGAAATGATTCCGGGCGCAGATAAAGGTGTCGTTTACCGCCACAGCGGGGATGACGAAGGACTACTCGCGAACACGGCCATCGGTCAGGAGGACGTCCGCATAACTCCCCTGCAGGGCGCCTTGTTGGCGGCCACCCTTGCGGAGGACGGCAGGTATCACCGCGCACGGCTCGTTCGCGGCTTCTCCGACGCACAGGGTCGCTTCACGCCCTTTTACCTCCGCCGCGCCGACACGGCCGGCCTCGATGCCTGCTCCCCATATACCGCCTCTGTCCTGCGCGAGGGGATGTGGGCAGCGGTTCACGATCCGTCCGGCACCGCCTACCCCCTCCACACCTACCCCATTGCCGCCAAGACGGGCACGGCCGAGTTGCCGAACGGCCACGTCAACGCCTGGCTCATCGGCTATCAAGTCGATGCGTCCGGCACGCCCACCTCGGCGTTCGCCATCTGTGTCGCTGACGAACCGAGTGCGCAAGCACACGCGCACCTGTTCGCGCTGGCCAAAAAGTGGCTGGCGCCCGCTGCCGCCGCCCGGGAGGACCGGGCGCCGCAGGTGTGA
- a CDS encoding glycoside hydrolase domain-containing protein — translation MAKYLYNVAPSSSTTPTIWQTYVNSGKTLPPRANNRALYGPILNQESLGACSAFASTQWRMALHVLGGGAYERLSELADYYEERVLNGTVSSDSGATMQEAVQVLETYGAMPEADDPYDPNYAKDFTQAPPNDWDASLKLLPTQAYYVGTDLNNVKDAIAQGMPVMVGMEVFAELESGLCAATGWMGMPADPTNSLGGHMINLIGYDDNLQALLALNQWGSTWGIHNDTSLAGCFWIPYDFFNQYMFDAVAGTPDNGKPLQPQPLPTPFVKPITDNYTITVTPSATSITVGQSITVNGQTLCNGQPYPNASVSYEFDDANGALIAATLTSDTNGKFSMTFTPPSADTITCVATFLDPYGDMPATSTGTITVNQPQPTPSPSPQGVTQLNHIDCATRLTAANVQSLKSSGIKTIGRYLGAKTTSWTKTITPDELKSIHDAGLSVILFWESSPTSAAYFSATQGIADAKQAMTEMAYLGAPKTAAIYFTVDYDAQTSDMTAIESYFKSVYETVNGSYLVGAYGSYDVIAALFKSGYVDKFIQTYAWSNGKLFNGAHGYQYQNDVTVAGISADRDAIFASPGAWPEITVQQDNVASNPTVQNGSTGTVVQQLQIALIRLGYSVVGSADGDFGPNTLSGVKSFQSDYKLTVDGIVGPATWSAIDAALKSIVIPTPPSPAPSPSSTVAATPITAQVNGAKVDAYAINDKTYVIWSAIPGVKSTKTSDGTWNFVTTSVDAKPVSVTLTYADGTSQTSKF, via the coding sequence ATGGCTAAGTATTTGTACAATGTCGCCCCGTCATCGTCTACCACTCCTACTATATGGCAAACCTACGTGAACAGTGGAAAAACACTCCCGCCTCGTGCCAACAATCGTGCGTTGTACGGCCCAATACTTAACCAGGAATCACTCGGTGCATGTTCTGCGTTTGCGTCAACACAATGGCGTATGGCGTTGCACGTGCTTGGTGGTGGCGCGTATGAACGGTTAAGCGAGTTGGCTGATTATTACGAGGAACGCGTACTGAATGGCACTGTGTCCTCTGATAGTGGCGCAACAATGCAAGAGGCCGTACAGGTGTTAGAAACGTACGGTGCGATGCCAGAAGCTGATGACCCATACGATCCAAATTACGCGAAGGACTTTACACAGGCACCACCGAACGATTGGGATGCATCGCTAAAATTGTTGCCAACGCAAGCCTATTATGTTGGCACGGACTTGAACAACGTGAAAGATGCGATTGCACAAGGTATGCCTGTGATGGTTGGCATGGAAGTGTTCGCCGAGTTAGAAAGTGGATTGTGTGCTGCAACAGGTTGGATGGGTATGCCTGCTGATCCGACTAATTCACTTGGCGGCCATATGATTAATCTGATTGGATACGACGACAATCTACAGGCTCTATTAGCGCTGAATCAATGGGGATCGACGTGGGGTATTCATAACGATACATCGCTTGCCGGTTGTTTCTGGATTCCATATGATTTCTTCAATCAATACATGTTTGATGCTGTAGCTGGCACGCCTGACAACGGGAAACCACTTCAACCACAACCCCTGCCGACGCCGTTCGTCAAACCAATTACCGATAACTATACAATCACCGTTACGCCATCAGCCACGTCTATTACAGTTGGGCAATCAATCACAGTAAATGGTCAAACTTTGTGCAATGGCCAACCATATCCAAACGCATCCGTGTCGTATGAATTTGACGATGCAAATGGTGCGCTGATTGCTGCGACATTAACAAGTGATACCAACGGAAAGTTTAGTATGACATTTACACCACCATCAGCAGACACAATTACGTGTGTGGCAACTTTCCTCGATCCGTATGGCGATATGCCCGCAACATCAACAGGCACGATTACAGTCAATCAACCACAACCCACTCCATCACCATCTCCACAAGGAGTGACCCAATTGAACCATATTGATTGTGCGACGCGTCTAACGGCGGCAAATGTGCAGTCGCTGAAATCAAGTGGCATTAAGACAATCGGACGGTATCTTGGTGCCAAAACGACGAGTTGGACAAAAACGATCACACCTGATGAATTGAAATCAATACACGACGCGGGATTATCGGTGATTTTGTTTTGGGAATCCAGTCCGACAAGTGCGGCATATTTTTCCGCGACGCAAGGCATTGCTGACGCAAAACAAGCAATGACGGAAATGGCATATCTCGGTGCTCCGAAGACAGCGGCGATTTATTTCACTGTTGATTATGATGCACAAACATCGGATATGACCGCTATTGAATCGTATTTCAAGTCTGTATATGAGACGGTTAACGGTTCTTACCTAGTCGGTGCGTACGGCAGCTATGATGTGATTGCAGCGCTATTCAAATCAGGATATGTCGACAAGTTTATCCAAACATACGCGTGGTCAAATGGCAAATTGTTCAATGGTGCGCATGGCTATCAATATCAAAACGATGTTACCGTAGCAGGTATAAGTGCTGACAGAGACGCGATATTCGCCTCACCTGGTGCATGGCCAGAAATCACAGTGCAACAAGATAACGTCGCATCCAATCCAACCGTACAAAATGGTAGCACTGGTACAGTCGTGCAACAATTGCAGATTGCGCTGATACGGCTTGGCTATAGTGTTGTCGGTAGTGCAGATGGTGACTTTGGACCAAATACACTATCCGGCGTGAAGTCGTTCCAAAGTGACTACAAGTTAACCGTGGATGGTATTGTTGGACCCGCAACATGGAGCGCAATTGATGCCGCATTGAAATCCATTGTCATCCCCACTCCCCCATCACCAGCACCTTCCCCTTCATCGACTGTTGCAGCTACCCCTATTACCGCTCAAGTAAATGGTGCCAAAGTCGATGCGTACGCCATCAACGATAAGACCTATGTGATATGGTCAGCTATCCCTGGCGTCAAATCCACCAAGACATCCGATGGTACGTGGAACTTTGTCACCACTTCCGTTGACGCGAAACCAGTTTCCGTCACGTTGACATATGCAGATGGGACTAGCCAAACAAGCAAATTTTAA
- a CDS encoding phage baseplate assembly protein V, producing the protein MLSNRDLFQQMRNIAEQSHNARCYVCEGTVTSRSISPPSVKVMLQPYNIETGWIRIGTMYAGPGYGFLAVPPEGMTVKVIFDLGDINNGVVACCVYNDEDAPPTISDVDDVVLQHKSGAQIYITSDGEVKVSSASGKDVVFNDGTAKIARVGDNVQVDIGGTTYTGTITSGAPNVKA; encoded by the coding sequence ATGTTATCTAATCGAGATTTATTTCAACAGATGCGCAATATAGCCGAACAATCCCACAATGCTCGATGTTATGTATGCGAAGGCACAGTCACATCACGTTCTATAAGTCCTCCATCGGTCAAGGTGATGTTGCAACCGTACAATATCGAAACTGGCTGGATACGCATCGGCACAATGTATGCTGGTCCAGGCTACGGATTCCTTGCTGTACCGCCCGAAGGCATGACGGTCAAGGTGATATTCGATTTAGGTGATATCAACAATGGCGTTGTTGCGTGTTGTGTATATAACGATGAAGATGCGCCACCAACCATATCCGATGTCGATGACGTAGTGCTGCAACACAAATCTGGCGCACAAATTTATATCACTAGTGATGGCGAAGTGAAAGTGTCGTCTGCATCGGGTAAAGATGTCGTATTCAATGATGGCACAGCCAAAATTGCACGTGTCGGTGACAATGTACAGGTTGATATCGGTGGCACAACATATACCGGCACCATTACATCAGGCGCGCCAAATGTAAAAGCATAA
- a CDS encoding baseplate J/gp47 family protein: protein MEHINFSDALSTMVSFIQSGLASIGKKITDYSSSSVIGVILAAIASVVDELTTAISVAQQQAYLATATGTNLDNKANDFGITRKQATYAQWTFVATKEVPSQSIITIPAGSLITTQPDSSGTGITYTVDTDTQLPIGSTKVNIPVTCTVAGTQGNIAVGTQLLWASAVPGIDGVEFDDSSNGTPAIDTETDDALRARALAAFKGLSISTTNWYTSTAESVTGVSSALVVPQGRGPGTVDIYIVGDGNTVPSDTIIANTQTVIDAGRVITDDAKVFAPSPVSVDVTMTIKATAGYDPDETAVQVQTAIENYISGLGIGGGINGTLYVSQLQAVALGVTGVANAAAPTVPSSDITFTQSQLPIVGNVQVTGS from the coding sequence GTGGAACATATTAATTTTTCTGATGCTTTAAGCACCATGGTTTCTTTTATTCAATCTGGCCTTGCATCAATCGGGAAGAAAATAACAGACTATTCTTCGTCGAGCGTAATTGGCGTCATACTTGCCGCGATTGCCTCCGTCGTAGATGAATTGACGACAGCCATATCCGTCGCGCAACAACAGGCGTATCTTGCGACAGCTACAGGCACTAACTTAGACAATAAAGCCAATGATTTCGGCATCACCCGTAAACAAGCCACATATGCACAATGGACATTCGTTGCGACGAAAGAAGTGCCAAGCCAATCCATCATCACAATTCCCGCTGGTTCACTTATTACCACTCAACCAGATTCGAGTGGCACAGGAATAACATATACAGTTGATACGGATACGCAATTGCCCATTGGATCGACAAAGGTTAATATTCCCGTCACATGTACGGTCGCAGGAACGCAAGGAAACATCGCAGTTGGCACACAATTGCTATGGGCTAGTGCAGTACCAGGTATAGATGGCGTCGAGTTCGATGATTCATCTAACGGTACGCCTGCGATTGATACGGAAACAGATGATGCTTTACGGGCACGTGCTTTGGCTGCATTCAAAGGATTGTCAATATCGACGACAAATTGGTATACATCAACGGCTGAATCTGTCACTGGCGTGTCATCTGCATTGGTGGTACCGCAAGGACGTGGACCAGGCACAGTCGATATTTACATTGTTGGCGACGGTAACACGGTTCCATCAGACACTATTATCGCAAATACGCAAACAGTTATTGATGCGGGACGTGTGATCACTGATGACGCTAAAGTTTTTGCACCATCACCTGTATCAGTTGATGTAACAATGACGATTAAGGCTACCGCTGGATACGATCCAGACGAGACGGCTGTGCAAGTCCAAACTGCGATTGAAAATTATATCAGTGGACTTGGCATTGGTGGTGGTATAAATGGTACATTGTATGTCAGTCAACTACAGGCTGTTGCATTGGGTGTAACTGGTGTTGCCAACGCCGCTGCCCCAACCGTACCGTCATCTGATATTACGTTTACACAGTCTCAACTACCTATCGTCGGTAATGTACAGGTGACAGGTTCATGA